A region of Streptomyces sp. R44 DNA encodes the following proteins:
- a CDS encoding arginine repressor produces MTDAQEYEHGGPSVPQTRTARHRRIVDILNRQPVRSQSQLAKLLADDGLSVTQATLSRDLDELGAVKIRNTGGELIYAVPSEGGFRTPQAPLGESAKEERMRRLSGELLISAEASANLVVLRTPPGAAQFLASAIDQAELHAILGTIAGDDTLLLISRDPVGGQALADHLLKLAQK; encoded by the coding sequence ATGACCGACGCGCAGGAATACGAGCACGGCGGGCCGTCCGTTCCGCAGACCCGCACCGCACGCCACCGCAGGATCGTCGACATCCTCAACCGGCAGCCGGTGCGCTCGCAGAGCCAGCTCGCCAAGCTGCTCGCGGACGACGGGCTGAGCGTCACCCAGGCGACGCTCAGCCGCGACCTCGACGAGCTCGGCGCGGTGAAGATCCGCAACACCGGCGGCGAGCTGATCTACGCCGTGCCCAGCGAGGGCGGCTTCCGCACCCCGCAGGCGCCGCTCGGCGAGTCCGCGAAGGAGGAGCGCATGCGGCGCCTCTCCGGCGAACTGCTGATCTCCGCCGAGGCCTCCGCCAACCTGGTGGTGCTGCGGACCCCGCCGGGCGCCGCCCAGTTCCTCGCTTCGGCCATCGACCAGGCCGAACTCCACGCCATCCTCGGCACCATCGCGGGTGACGACACGCTGCTGCTCATCAGCCGCGACCCGGTCGGCGGTCAGGCGCTCGCCGACCACCTCCTGAAGCTGGCCCAGAAGTAA
- the argH gene encoding argininosuccinate lyase — protein MSSNNGDVRLWGGRFADGPAEALAKLSASVHFDWRLAPYDIAGSRAHARVLHKAGLLTEDELTRMLAGLDQLEADVADGSFVGTIADEDVHTALERGLLERLGAELGGKLRAGRSRNDQVATLFRMYLRDHARIIGGLIAELQDALVGLAEAHPDVAMPGRTHLQHAQPVLFAHHVLAHAQSLSRDAERLRQWDTRTAVSPYGSGALAGSSLGLDPEAVAKDLGFERGSAGNSIDGTASRDFVAEFAFITAMIGVNLSRIAEEIIIWNTKEFSFVTLHDAFSTGSSIMPQKKNPDIAELARGKSGRLIGNLSGLMATLKALPLAYNRDLQEDKEPVFDSCDQLEILLPAFTGMMATLTVNRERMEELAPAGFSLATDIAEWLVKQGVPFRVAHEVAGECVKVAESEGKELDELTDEQFAKISEHLTPEVRTVLNVPGALASRDGRGGTAPSAVATQLIEVKADLVIQHAWAEAKK, from the coding sequence GTGAGCAGCAACAACGGTGACGTCCGGCTCTGGGGCGGACGGTTCGCCGACGGCCCCGCCGAGGCCCTGGCGAAGCTCTCCGCTTCGGTCCACTTCGACTGGCGTCTCGCGCCGTACGACATCGCCGGTTCCCGTGCCCACGCGCGCGTGCTGCACAAGGCCGGCCTGCTCACCGAGGACGAGCTGACCCGCATGCTCGCCGGGCTCGACCAGCTGGAGGCGGACGTCGCCGACGGCTCCTTCGTCGGCACCATCGCCGACGAGGACGTCCACACCGCCCTGGAGCGCGGCCTCCTGGAGCGCCTCGGCGCCGAGCTCGGCGGCAAGCTGCGCGCCGGCCGGTCGCGGAACGACCAGGTCGCCACCCTCTTCCGGATGTACCTGCGCGACCACGCCCGGATCATCGGCGGGCTGATCGCCGAACTCCAGGACGCCCTCGTCGGCCTCGCCGAGGCCCACCCGGACGTCGCCATGCCCGGTCGTACGCACCTTCAGCACGCCCAGCCGGTGCTCTTCGCCCACCACGTCCTGGCCCACGCCCAGTCCCTCTCCCGGGACGCCGAGCGGCTGCGGCAGTGGGACACCCGGACGGCCGTCTCCCCGTACGGCTCCGGCGCCCTCGCGGGTTCCTCCCTCGGGCTCGACCCGGAGGCGGTCGCCAAGGACCTCGGCTTCGAGCGGGGCTCGGCGGGCAACTCGATCGACGGCACGGCCTCGCGCGACTTCGTCGCCGAGTTCGCCTTCATCACGGCGATGATCGGCGTCAACCTCTCGCGGATCGCCGAGGAGATCATCATCTGGAACACGAAGGAGTTCTCCTTCGTGACCCTGCACGACGCCTTCTCCACGGGCTCGTCGATCATGCCGCAGAAGAAGAACCCGGACATCGCCGAGCTGGCGCGCGGCAAGTCGGGCCGCCTCATCGGCAACCTCTCCGGACTGATGGCCACCCTGAAGGCCCTCCCGCTCGCCTACAACCGGGACCTCCAGGAGGACAAGGAGCCGGTCTTCGACTCCTGCGACCAGCTGGAGATCCTGCTGCCGGCCTTCACCGGCATGATGGCCACGCTCACCGTCAACCGGGAGCGCATGGAGGAGCTGGCCCCGGCCGGCTTCTCCCTCGCCACCGACATCGCCGAGTGGCTGGTCAAGCAGGGCGTGCCGTTCCGGGTGGCGCACGAGGTGGCCGGCGAGTGCGTGAAGGTCGCCGAGTCGGAGGGCAAGGAGCTGGACGAGCTCACGGACGAGCAGTTCGCCAAGATCTCCGAGCACCTCACCCCCGAGGTCCGCACCGTCCTCAACGTCCCCGGCGCCCTCGCCTCCCGCGACGGCCGCGGCGGCACCGCCCCCTCGGCGGTCGCCACCCAGCTGATCGAGGTCAAGGCGGACCTGGTGATCCAGCACGCCTGGGCCGAGGCCAAGAAGTAG
- the argJ gene encoding bifunctional glutamate N-acetyltransferase/amino-acid acetyltransferase ArgJ, giving the protein MSVTAAKGFTAAGIAAGIKANGNPDLALVVNTGPRRAAAGVFTSNRVKAAPVLWSQQVLADGELTAVVLNSGGANACTGPQGFQDTHATAEKVAEVLDIGAGEVAVASTGLIGVLLPMDKLLPGVETAAAELSEHGGEKAAIAIKTTDTVHKTAVVGKDGWTVGGMAKGAGMLAPGLATMLVVLTTDADVDAKGLDAALRTATRLTFDRVDSDGCMSTNDTVLLLASGASGVTPGQDEFAEAVRTVCDDLARQLIGDAEGASKDIRIEVINAATEDDAVEVGRSIARNNLLKCAIHGEDPNWGRVLSAIGTTRAAFEADQLNVAINGVWVCKNGSVGEDRDLVDMRYREVTITADLAAGTESAVIWANDLTADYVHENSAYSS; this is encoded by the coding sequence ATGAGCGTCACCGCAGCGAAGGGATTCACGGCAGCGGGCATCGCCGCCGGGATCAAGGCGAACGGCAACCCGGACCTGGCCCTCGTGGTCAACACCGGGCCCCGCCGCGCCGCCGCGGGAGTCTTCACCTCCAACCGCGTCAAGGCCGCCCCCGTCCTCTGGTCCCAGCAGGTCCTCGCCGACGGCGAACTCACCGCGGTCGTCCTCAACTCCGGCGGCGCCAACGCCTGCACCGGACCGCAGGGCTTCCAGGACACCCACGCCACCGCCGAGAAGGTCGCGGAGGTCCTGGACATCGGCGCCGGCGAGGTCGCCGTCGCCTCCACCGGCCTCATCGGCGTCCTGCTCCCCATGGACAAGCTGCTCCCCGGTGTCGAGACGGCCGCCGCCGAACTCTCCGAGCACGGCGGCGAGAAGGCCGCCATCGCCATCAAGACCACCGACACCGTCCACAAGACCGCCGTGGTCGGCAAGGACGGCTGGACCGTCGGCGGCATGGCCAAGGGCGCGGGCATGCTCGCCCCCGGCCTCGCCACCATGCTCGTCGTCCTCACCACCGACGCGGACGTCGACGCCAAGGGCCTCGACGCCGCCCTGCGGACCGCCACCCGGCTCACCTTCGACCGGGTCGACTCCGACGGCTGCATGTCCACCAACGACACCGTCCTCCTCCTCGCCTCCGGCGCCTCCGGAGTCACCCCCGGGCAGGACGAGTTCGCCGAGGCCGTACGGACCGTCTGCGACGACCTCGCCCGCCAGCTCATCGGCGACGCCGAGGGCGCCAGCAAGGACATCCGCATCGAGGTGATCAACGCCGCGACCGAGGACGACGCCGTCGAGGTGGGCCGCTCCATCGCCCGCAACAACCTCCTCAAGTGCGCCATCCACGGCGAGGACCCCAACTGGGGCCGGGTGCTCTCCGCCATCGGCACCACGCGGGCCGCCTTCGAGGCCGACCAGCTGAACGTCGCCATCAACGGCGTCTGGGTCTGCAAGAACGGCTCCGTCGGCGAGGACCGCGACCTGGTCGACATGCGCTACCGGGAGGTCACCATCACGGCCGACCTCGCCGCCGGCACCGAGTCCGCCGTCATCTGGGCGAACGACCTCACCGCCGACTACGTCCACGAGAACAGCGCGTACTCGTCATGA
- a CDS encoding acetylornithine transaminase, translating to MSNTELTERWQGSLMNNYGTPRLPLVRGEGARVWDADGKQYLDFVGGIAVNALGHAHPAIVEAVSQQIASLGHVSNLFVAEPPVALAERLLNLFGRPGKVFFCNSGAEANEAAFKIGRLTGRSHMVATDGGFHGRTMGSLALTGQPGKQTPFLPLPGDVTHVPYGDVEALRAAVTEDTAFVIIEPIQGENGVVVPPAGYLKAAREITRATGTLLVLDEVQTGIGRCGHWFEHQAHEGVEPDVVTLAKGLGGGLPLGATVAFGEAAELFAPGHHGTTFGGNPVACAAGLAVLDTLATDAALDHVKAVGERLRQGIEGLGHPLVSHVRGAGLLLGIVLTGPLASQVQQAAQDAGLLVNAPAPDVVRIMPPLVLTDAEADAFLQALPGVLDEANGQGRTGE from the coding sequence ATGAGCAACACGGAGCTGACCGAGCGCTGGCAGGGCTCGCTCATGAACAACTACGGCACCCCCCGGCTGCCGCTCGTCCGCGGTGAGGGCGCCAGGGTCTGGGACGCCGACGGCAAGCAGTACCTGGACTTCGTCGGCGGCATCGCCGTCAACGCCCTCGGCCACGCCCACCCGGCGATCGTCGAGGCCGTGTCGCAGCAGATCGCGTCCCTCGGCCACGTCTCCAACCTCTTCGTCGCCGAACCGCCCGTCGCCCTCGCCGAGCGGCTCCTGAACCTCTTCGGACGCCCCGGCAAGGTCTTCTTCTGCAACTCCGGCGCCGAGGCCAACGAGGCCGCGTTCAAGATCGGCCGGCTCACCGGCCGCTCCCACATGGTCGCCACCGACGGTGGCTTCCACGGCCGGACCATGGGCTCCCTCGCGCTCACCGGACAGCCCGGCAAGCAGACCCCGTTCCTGCCGCTCCCCGGCGACGTCACCCACGTGCCCTACGGGGACGTGGAGGCGCTGCGGGCCGCGGTCACCGAGGACACCGCCTTCGTCATCATCGAGCCCATCCAGGGCGAGAACGGCGTCGTCGTCCCGCCCGCCGGCTACCTGAAGGCGGCCCGGGAGATCACCCGCGCCACCGGCACCCTCCTCGTCCTCGACGAGGTGCAGACCGGCATCGGCCGCTGCGGCCACTGGTTCGAGCACCAGGCCCACGAGGGCGTCGAACCCGACGTCGTGACCCTCGCCAAGGGCCTCGGCGGCGGCCTCCCGCTCGGCGCGACCGTCGCCTTCGGCGAGGCGGCGGAGCTCTTCGCGCCCGGCCACCACGGCACCACCTTCGGCGGCAACCCGGTCGCCTGCGCCGCCGGACTCGCCGTCCTGGACACCCTCGCCACCGACGCGGCCCTCGACCACGTGAAGGCGGTCGGGGAGCGGCTGCGCCAGGGAATCGAGGGTCTGGGCCACCCGCTGGTCTCCCACGTCCGTGGTGCGGGCCTTCTGCTGGGTATCGTGCTCACCGGGCCCCTCGCATCCCAGGTGCAGCAGGCGGCCCAGGACGCCGGCCTTCTGGTGAACGCGCCCGCCCCCGACGTCGTACGGATCATGCCTCCGCTGGTCCTCACCGACGCCGAGGCGGACGCCTTCCTCCAGGCGCTGCCCGGAGTCCTGGACGAGGCGAACGGGCAAGGACGAACCGGAGAATGA
- the argB gene encoding acetylglutamate kinase, with product MTNTARKHTALPKAQILIEALPWLTRHHGKTVVIKFGGNAMIDDDLKAAFAQDIVFLHHAGLKPVVVHGGGPQINAALDQAGLVSEFKAGLRVTTPEAMDVVRMVLAGQVQRELVGLLNQHGPLAIGLTGEDAHTMTATKHQPVINGETIDIGRVGEITAIDTGAIKALLEDGRIPVVSSIARSQDDGHVYNVNADTAAAALAAALGAETLMVLTDVEGLYEDWPNSDEVISRLTASQLEKLLPELSSGMVPKMEGCLHAVRNGVTTARVIDGRVPHSILLEIFTDEGIGTMVVPDRKTGES from the coding sequence ATGACCAACACCGCGCGGAAACACACCGCCCTCCCGAAGGCCCAGATCCTCATCGAGGCACTGCCCTGGCTCACCCGCCACCACGGCAAGACCGTCGTCATCAAGTTCGGCGGCAACGCCATGATCGACGACGACCTCAAGGCCGCCTTCGCCCAGGACATCGTCTTCCTGCACCACGCCGGCCTCAAGCCGGTCGTCGTGCACGGCGGCGGCCCCCAGATCAACGCCGCCCTCGACCAGGCCGGCCTGGTCAGCGAGTTCAAGGCGGGCCTGCGGGTCACCACCCCCGAGGCGATGGACGTCGTCCGGATGGTGCTCGCCGGCCAGGTCCAGCGCGAGCTCGTCGGCCTGCTCAACCAGCACGGCCCCCTCGCCATCGGCCTCACCGGCGAGGACGCCCACACCATGACCGCCACCAAGCACCAGCCGGTCATCAACGGCGAGACGATCGACATCGGCCGCGTCGGCGAGATCACCGCCATCGACACCGGCGCCATCAAGGCGCTCCTGGAGGACGGCCGGATCCCGGTCGTCTCCTCCATCGCCCGCTCCCAGGACGACGGACATGTCTACAACGTCAATGCTGATACGGCGGCTGCGGCACTCGCTGCGGCGCTGGGCGCCGAGACCCTGATGGTCCTCACCGACGTCGAGGGCCTCTACGAGGACTGGCCGAACAGCGACGAGGTCATCAGCAGGCTCACCGCGAGCCAGCTGGAGAAGCTGCTGCCCGAGCTCTCCAGCGGCATGGTCCCCAAGATGGAGGGCTGCCTGCACGCCGTACGGAACGGGGTCACCACGGCCCGCGTCATCGACGGCCGGGTACCGCACTCCATCCTGCTGGAGATCTTCACGGACGAGGGCATCGGCACGATGGTCGTGCCCGACAGGAAGACGGGGGAGTCGTGA
- a CDS encoding pyridoxamine 5'-phosphate oxidase family protein, which translates to MGKTYEHIDGRLRAFIEEQPVFFTATAPLAGDGHVNLSPKGRRGTLVVLDELTLAYVDFGGSSAETIAHLREPGNGRITLMWTAFSGPPTVVRVHGTGEAVLRDDPRWGELFARFPAEAVEGQGSARAIVLVHARRVSDACGFAVPLMEYQEDRALHAEYFNRKTDEEFNAYCERKDHIASSLDGLPALPLPLPPLPAE; encoded by the coding sequence ATGGGAAAAACGTATGAACATATCGACGGGCGGCTTCGGGCCTTCATCGAGGAGCAGCCGGTGTTCTTCACCGCGACCGCTCCCCTCGCCGGCGACGGTCACGTCAACCTCTCCCCCAAGGGCCGCAGGGGCACGCTCGTCGTGCTCGACGAACTGACCCTCGCCTACGTCGACTTCGGCGGCAGCAGCGCCGAGACGATCGCGCATCTGCGGGAGCCGGGGAACGGGCGGATCACCCTCATGTGGACCGCGTTCTCGGGGCCGCCGACCGTCGTGCGGGTGCACGGGACCGGCGAGGCCGTGCTGCGCGACGATCCCCGGTGGGGCGAGCTGTTCGCGCGGTTCCCGGCCGAGGCCGTCGAGGGGCAGGGCAGCGCGCGGGCGATCGTCCTGGTGCACGCGCGGCGGGTCAGCGACGCCTGCGGTTTCGCCGTCCCGCTGATGGAGTACCAGGAGGACCGGGCGCTGCACGCCGAGTACTTCAATCGGAAGACGGACGAGGAGTTCAACGCGTACTGCGAGCGGAAGGACCACATCGCCAGCAGCCTCGACGGGCTGCCCGCGCTGCCGCTCCCGCTGCCGCCGCTGCCCGCGGAATAG
- a CDS encoding L,D-transpeptidase, whose translation MRTLLVLGAALLSLGSAPAPARVPLPERMADTGGGSQLITAEASDTDSTTGTLTWWDRRGGRWVVAGSAPARFGASGLAEGGSRRQGTNTTPTGLYRLPYAFGVRARPAGTRFPYARVTDRSWWCQDNASRAYNRWVEGLPRDCRAEEAEHLASYGTPYAYALVIGFNYERPVRGRGAGIFLHVNGRGATAGCVSVPADAMRAVLAWADPARRPHIAVGTRGGPTAITRY comes from the coding sequence ATGCGTACTCTGCTCGTCCTCGGCGCCGCCCTGCTCTCCCTCGGCTCCGCGCCCGCACCCGCGCGCGTACCGCTGCCCGAGCGGATGGCCGACACCGGCGGGGGCTCCCAGCTGATCACGGCCGAGGCGTCGGACACGGACTCCACCACGGGCACGCTGACCTGGTGGGACCGGCGCGGCGGGCGGTGGGTCGTGGCGGGCTCGGCGCCGGCCCGCTTCGGGGCGAGCGGGCTCGCCGAGGGCGGATCGCGTCGCCAGGGCACGAACACCACGCCCACGGGGCTCTACCGGCTGCCCTACGCCTTCGGGGTGCGGGCGCGGCCCGCCGGGACCCGCTTCCCGTACGCCCGGGTCACCGATCGTTCCTGGTGGTGCCAGGACAACGCCTCCCGCGCGTACAACCGCTGGGTCGAGGGGCTGCCCCGCGACTGCCGGGCGGAGGAGGCCGAGCATCTCGCCTCGTACGGCACCCCGTACGCGTACGCGCTCGTCATCGGCTTCAACTACGAGCGTCCGGTACGCGGGCGCGGGGCCGGGATCTTCCTGCACGTCAACGGGCGCGGGGCGACCGCCGGTTGCGTATCCGTGCCGGCCGACGCGATGCGCGCGGTCCTCGCCTGGGCGGATCCCGCGCGCCGACCGCACATCGCCGTCGGAACGCGGGGCGGTCCGACGGCGATCACACGGTACTGA
- the argC gene encoding N-acetyl-gamma-glutamyl-phosphate reductase has translation MTVRVAVAGASGYAGGELLRLLVAHPHVEIGTLTGHSNAGQRLGALQPHLLPLADRVLAPTTAEELAGHDVVFLALPHGQSAAVAEQLGPDVLVIDMGADFRLKDPADWETYYGSPHAGTWPYGLPELPGARAALEGSKRVAVPGCYPTAVSLALFPAYAEGLAEPEAVIVAASGTSGAGKAAKPHLLGSEVMGNMSPYGVGGGHRHTPEMIQNLSGPAGERVTVSFTPTLAPMPRGILATCTATAKPGVTAETVRAAYEKAYADEPFVHLLPEGQWPATSSVYGSNAVQVQVAYDANANRIIAISAIDNLTKGTAGGAVQSMNIALGLPEATGLSTIGVAP, from the coding sequence ATGACGGTACGAGTAGCAGTGGCGGGTGCGAGCGGATACGCGGGCGGAGAGCTCCTGCGTCTCCTCGTCGCCCACCCCCACGTGGAGATCGGGACACTGACCGGCCACTCCAACGCCGGCCAGCGGCTCGGGGCCCTCCAGCCCCACCTGCTCCCGCTCGCCGACCGCGTCCTCGCGCCCACCACCGCCGAGGAGCTCGCCGGCCACGACGTGGTCTTCCTCGCGCTGCCGCACGGCCAGTCCGCCGCCGTCGCCGAGCAGCTCGGACCGGACGTCCTCGTCATCGACATGGGCGCCGACTTCCGCCTCAAGGACCCGGCCGACTGGGAGACGTACTACGGCTCCCCGCACGCCGGCACCTGGCCCTACGGCCTCCCCGAACTGCCCGGCGCCCGCGCCGCCCTCGAAGGGTCCAAGCGGGTCGCGGTCCCCGGCTGCTACCCGACCGCCGTCTCGCTCGCGCTCTTCCCGGCGTACGCGGAGGGGCTCGCCGAGCCCGAGGCCGTGATCGTCGCCGCCTCCGGCACCTCCGGCGCGGGCAAGGCCGCCAAGCCCCACCTGCTCGGCAGCGAGGTCATGGGCAACATGTCCCCGTACGGCGTCGGAGGCGGCCACCGCCACACGCCCGAGATGATCCAGAACCTCAGCGGACCGGCGGGGGAGCGGGTCACCGTCTCCTTCACGCCCACCCTGGCACCGATGCCCCGCGGCATCCTCGCCACCTGCACCGCCACCGCGAAGCCCGGCGTCACCGCCGAGACCGTGAGGGCCGCGTACGAGAAGGCCTACGCGGACGAGCCCTTCGTCCACCTGCTCCCCGAGGGGCAGTGGCCGGCCACGTCGTCCGTCTACGGTTCCAACGCCGTTCAGGTGCAGGTCGCGTACGACGCCAACGCGAACCGGATCATCGCCATCAGCGCCATCGACAACCTCACCAAGGGCACCGCCGGTGGTGCGGTGCAGAGCATGAACATCGCCCTCGGGCTTCCCGAGGCCACCGGACTTTCCACGATTGGAGTCGCTCCATGA